Genomic DNA from Armatimonadota bacterium:
TCGCCGTGGTCAGCGTGGACGTCTGGCAGTGGATGCCCTTCGTCTTTCTGGTCTGTTTCGCCGGGCTGCAATCGGTGCCTCAGGACGCGGTCGAAGCGGCGCTCGTGGACGGCGCGGGCGGATGGCAGCTGTTCCGACTGATCGAGTTCCCCTACCTCTCCTCGTTGCTGCTGCTGGTCCTGATCTTCCGCTTCACCGACACCTTCCGCGTTTTCGACCACGTCCTGGTGCTCACCGGAGGCGGGCCGGGGGCGACCACAGAGTTCCTCAGCGTCTACCTGTACCGCATTGCCTTCAAGTTCTTCAACCTGAGCTATGCCGCGGCGCTCTCGCTGTTCGTGCTCATCGTCGCCTCGGCGGCCTTTGCCGTGCTGGGACGGTTCCTGGGGCGGGAGGTCGCCCAGTGAGATCCCGGGGGATCTGGCGCCTGCTGGCCGTGGCCGCGCTCCTGGCGCTGGCCGCGCTGTACCTCTTCCCCTACTTCTGGATGGTGCTCACGGCGATCAAGCCGCTGCCGGAGTTCTACCGCTTTCCGGCCACCATCTTCCCCGAGCACGTCACCTTTCAGCCCTTCGTTTCGGTAATGGTCGCCCGCGGCTACCTGACACTGCTGCGCAACAGCCTGGTGATCTGTCTCGCCGCCGTGGCCGTCGGGCTGGTGGTCTCCCTGCTCATCGCCTACCCGGTGACCCGCCTGCCGGTGTCGCCGCGCTTCCGGCGCGCGCTGCTGAACTGGATCCTCAGCCTGCGGTTCCTGCCGCCCATCGTCGTCGTCATCCCGTTCTTCGATATCGTCCGGCACGCCGGGCTGTACGACAACCCCCTGTCCCTCATGCTGCTCTACGCGGTGTTCAGCCTGCCCTTTGCCACCTGGATGCTGCGCGGGTTCCTCCTCGAGGTGCCCCTGGAACTCGAGGAGGCGGCGCTGGTGGACGGGGCGACCCGGCTGCGCGCCTTCTTTACCATTCTCCTCCCCCAACTGGCCCCCGCGCTGCTGGCCACCGCGGTGATCACCTTCGCTCTGAGCTGGAGCGAGTTCATGTTCGCCTTCATTTTGAGCGCCACGCCGCGCTCGCAGACGTTTCCCATCGGCGTGGCCAGCCTGGTCACCCAGTTCGAGATCATCTGGAACGAGATGGCCGCCGTCGGGACCGTCGCTTCCGCGGTCCCGGTCCTGCTGCTCCTGCTGGCCCGGCGTTACGTCCTGACCGCCCTGACCTTCGGGGCGATCCGGGAGAAGGCATGAACCTCTGCCTGTGCCTCGATGCGCTGTGCGCGCGGCTGCCGGAGGAGGACGCCCTCCA
This window encodes:
- a CDS encoding carbohydrate ABC transporter permease; protein product: MRSRGIWRLLAVAALLALAALYLFPYFWMVLTAIKPLPEFYRFPATIFPEHVTFQPFVSVMVARGYLTLLRNSLVICLAAVAVGLVVSLLIAYPVTRLPVSPRFRRALLNWILSLRFLPPIVVVIPFFDIVRHAGLYDNPLSLMLLYAVFSLPFATWMLRGFLLEVPLELEEAALVDGATRLRAFFTILLPQLAPALLATAVITFALSWSEFMFAFILSATPRSQTFPIGVASLVTQFEIIWNEMAAVGTVASAVPVLLLLLARRYVLTALTFGAIREKA